TCTCGACGGCCTGCGCCTGGTCGCCGCCCTCGCGGTGCTCGCCTTCCACTACGTCGGCGTGAAGGTGCCCTACTGGGGGGTGCCGTCGTCGGTGGAGTTCCCCGGGCTCAACGAGGTCGCGCGCTACGGCTACCTCGGGGTCAACGTCTTCTTCGCCATCAGCGGCTTCGTGATCCTGATGACGGCCTACGACCGCAGCATCGAGTCGTTCGCGGCCTCGCGGGTCGCCCGGCTGTTCCCGGCGTACTGGGCCGTGGTGGTGATGACCGCGGTGCTGCAGCAGTTCTGGACCGAGGGCCGCAACCCCAGCTTCAGCGACGCCCTGGTCAACCTGACCATGACGCAGGAGGCCTACGACGTGGTCAACGTCCAGGGCGCCTTCTGGACGCTGTGGATCGAGCTGAAGTTCTACCTGCTCATCGGCACCTTCATCCTGGTCGGGATGACCCGGCGCCGGGTGCTGGCCTTCGCGGTGCTGTGGCCGCTGCTCGGCCAGATCGCCGCCGTCACCGGCAGCGGCTTCCTCAACTCGCTGCTGATCCCGACCTACGCCCCCTACTTCGCCGCCGGGATGCTGCTCTACCTGCTCTTCCGGGAGCGCCACGACGTGACCACGTGGCTGGCGCTGCTGCTCAACTGGGTGCTGTGCGTGCGCCAGGCGATGGCGTACGGCGACCGCGCCAGCGACCTCGTCGGCGCCCCCGTCGTCCCGCTCGTCTCGGCCCTGGTGGTGACCGGCGGACTGCTGGCCATCCTGGTCTGCAGCGTCGGCGTGGTCTCGCGGATCTCCTGGCGCTGGCTCACCTTCGCCGGCGCGCTGACCTACCCGCTCTACCTCGTCCACGGCCAGCTCGGCTTCTTCCTCATCGACACGCTGCAGCCCGACATGGGCAGCTACGCGGTGCTGGCCATCGCCACGGCGGCCAGCCTCGTGCTGGCCTACCTCGTGCACGTCGTGGTCGAGAAGCCGCTCTCCCCCCGCCTGCGGCGGGCGGTCGCGGCGTCCCTCGAGCAGGAAAGCTCCCCACGCTGACCGATTTGTGGGGATACTGCTGCAGTCGACCCTGGAGGTCCCGCCATGACCCACTCCTCGTCCGTCCGTCCCGCCCGCTCCCGCGGCCCTGCTCGGGCACGGCTCGGCGCCGGCGTCGGGCTGCTGCTCTCGGCCCTGGTCGGCGGGGTGCTGGGTGCCGCGCCCGCGACCCCCGCGACGGCGGCCGCCGCGCCGGCGACCGACCTGCGCGTGGGCAGCTTCAACCTGTCCAACGTCACCTTCGACACCTCGGTCGGCGGTGACCACCGCCCCTGGCGCGAGCGCCGCGACGTCGTCGCCCGGCAGATCCTCGGCGAGCGGCTCGACGTCGTGGGCGTCCAGGAGGCCAACCCCAGCACGATCTACCAGGACCGCCTCGTCAGCGGCACCACCCAGTTCGCCGACCTGCGCAACGCCCTCAACGAGCGCGGCGGCAACTACGCCCTGGCCAACAGCTACTCCTACAACTGCGAGCGCTCCAACAGCTCGCGCAACTGCGTCTACGTCAACCGCGGCAGCGCGCTGAGCAACCGGATCCTCTACGACACCGACACCCTCAGCCTGGTCAGCCAGGGCTCGATGAAGTACTCCGCCCAGACGGCCGGCAAGTACGAGCGCTACCTCGAGTGGGCCGTGCTCAGGACCCGGGCGACCGGGCGCGAGTTCCTGTTCACCAACACCCACCTGGACCCCTACAGCACCGCCAACCGGGCCTCGCAGTGGAAGCAGGCGGTCAACAAGGCCGTGCAGCTGCAGGGCGGCCGGCCGGTGATCGCCGTGGGCGACTACAACTCGACGAAGTACAGCACCTGGGCGCAGCAGATGCTGCCGTACACGAAGTCCAAGGGCTTCGGCGACGTCGTCAACCAGACCTACCGCACCAACCCGGTGACCGCCCCGCGCGCCGAGTCGACCGTCAACGGCTGGCTCAACTCGTTCAACCGCTACACGACCGACGCCAGCGTGTGGTCCTTCAGCACCAAGCGCACCAAGTCGGGCAACAACATCGACTGGATCTTCGCCACGAACTCGCTGCGGGTGAAGCAGTGGGAGGTCGTGGCCGACGTCGACCCGACCACCCTGCGGGTGCGGGGCACGCTGCCCTCGGACCACAACCTGGTGAGCGCGACGCTGGTGCTCCCCTAGGCGGGGCCGCCCGGACCCGGCGCCAGCAGCGCGTCGACCACCCGGGCGGTCGCACCGCCGTCGTCGAGCCGGTCGAAGAAGCCGACCAGCTCGCGACGGCGGGAGTCCCACGTGCGGCGCAGCCCGGCGGGGTCGGCCAGCGCGCCCAGCACCTCCTCGGTGGTGCGGACCAGGGGCCCGGCGGTGGAGCGCGCGAGGTCGAAGGCGAGCCCGTCGGTCTCGACGTGGTCGTCGAGGTCGGGCACCCACAGCACCACCGGGCGCCCCGCCGCCGCGAGGTCGAAGCGCAGCGGTGACCAGTCGAGCACCCCGACATCGCTGGCCAGCACCACGCCGGCCAGGTCGAGGGCGAGGTCCGGGTGGGTCGCGAGGTCGACCAGGCGGACGCCCGGCCCGGCGGCCGCGTGGCGGGCGCAGCGCGGCCCGAGCAGCAGCAGCACGTGGTCGGGACCGAGCTCCCGGGCCACCCGGGCCGGGTCGGGGCCGGGGCCGCCGCTGGCCGAGAGGCACTCGCCCGTGACGTCGTCGCGGCAGGTGGTGGCCCACAGGACCGCGACCTGCTGCTCCTCGACGCCCAGCCGCGCGCGCACCGCCCGCCGGTGGTCGTCGCGGTCCGGCGCGAGGACGGCGTCGAGCCGCGGCGCTCCCACGGCGACCACCGGGCCGTCGTACGCCCAGGAGTCGCGCAGGGTCTGCTCGAGCTCGGGGACGGGGACCAGCGCGGTGGTCCAGCGGGCCGAGGTGACGGCCAGCAGCTGGGCGACGTGGCTCGGCACGCGGTCCTGGCGGCGCCACCGCGGCAGGCCGGCCGCCCGGCTGGGGTGGCCGGCGCCGGTGAAGACGACCTGCTGGCCGGGACGGGGCACGAACCAGTCGTCGAGGTCGTCGCGGCCGTCCGGCAGGGGGCCGACGACGTCGGCGCGGTCGGTGACCACCCAGGCGGCCGTGGCGAGCGCGGCGTGCCAGGCGGCGCTGCGGTGCACCACGGGCTCCGCGCCGGCCGGGACCGCGGCCGTGGGGTCGGCCACCACCCACCGCACCCGCGCGTCCGGCAGCCGGCGGGCCAGCTCGAGCCCCACGGCGACCACGTCGCCGGTGCCCTCGCCCCGGCCACGCCCCTCGGCGTCGCCGGCGTCGAGGAGCACCAGGGTGGGGTCGAGGTCGTGGGCTCCTGCCCGGACCTGCTCGCGCAGCCGGCGCTGGACGTGCGGGTCGGCCTCCTCGCCGAGCGCGCGGTGCCAGGGGTCCGGCTCGGGCGGCCGGACGGTCTCGCGGCGCACGGCCTCGCGCGCCACCGTGCCGCGGGCGGTGCCGGTGCGGCGCACGCCGCGGTCCTCGAGGGTGACCTCGACGTGCCACCGGGCCTCGCCGAGCCGCTCGGTCGGGACCCGCACGACCAGGTCGGGTGCTCCGCGGACCACCTCGAGGTCCCCCAGCTCCTCTCCCCCGGTGCCGACGAGCCGCACCCGGGCGACCGGGGCCTCGGCCTCCACCCGGCGCAGGGCAGCGCGCACCCGCACCTCGAGCACCCCGCCGGCCTCGACCTGCTCGCGGACCTCGGCGTCGACGCCGGTCTCGGCCTCGGTCAGGTCGGGCCCTCCCGTGACGGCCAGCACCCGTCCGTCCTCCACCCGGGTCGGGGGCTCGCCCGCGTCGGCGCGCAGCCGGGCCACGAGGGCGACCAGGTCGTCGCGGCGGTCCTCGGCCGCGAGCCCCGCAGCCGCCCGCACCGCGGCGGGCACGGTCGCGAGCTCGTCGCCGGCCACCTCGAGCAGCTCGGCGGCGTGGTGGTGGAGCAGCGCCCAGCCGCGGTCGGGCAGCAGCTCGGCAGCGGCCAGCACGGGCGGCAGGTCGCGCTCCAGCGCCCCCGCCGCGCGCAGGCGGCGGTCGCGGAGCTGGTCGGGCCGCTCCAGCAGGGCCAGGCCCGCGCGGTCGCGCGCGACCCGGGCCGACAGCTCCGCCCAGGGGTCGGGCGACGTGCTGGTCCACGCGTCGGCGTCGGCACCGCGTCCGGCGAGGTCGCGGACGACGCTCGCCGCGACCACGGCGTGGCCCAGGCTGAGCACGGCGGTGGCCGCGGTCTGACCGTCCGGCTCGCCGTCGTCGAGGCAGCGCGCCCAGGCGTCGCGGTCGACCAGGACGCGGGCCAGCAGCGGTGTGCGTGCCCAGGCGGGCGGGGCCTCGCCGCCGGGCACCGGACCGCGTCGCTCGAGGCCCCCGAGGACCGCCCACGGCCCCTCGCCGCGGGCCTGAGCCAGGGCGGCCACCGCGCCGGGCAGCAGTTCGGTGCCGGGCGCGAGGAACAGCAGCCAGGGCGCGGTGGCCGCGACCGCGCCCATCGTGCGGGCCCGTGCCCGGTCCGACCCGGGCACCTCGACGATCCGGACCCGCTCGTCGCGCTCCGCCACGGCCTCCGCCAGCGCGAGCAGCCGCGCGTCGGCCACCACGGCGACCACCTCGAGGCGGGGGCCGGACTGCGCGCAGGCCGACGTGAGCACGTCGCGGGCCGGGGCGACCGGGCCGTCGAGCACGACGACGAGGCTGACCTCGGGGTGGTGGGCCTGCAGCCGGCGGCGCAGGCGGGCCGCCCGGCGACGGGCCTTGCCGCGCCAGCGGTGCAGGCCGACGGCGTCAGGCGTCCACTCAGGGGTCATGGGCGCATCCTGCCCCACCGACGCAGCGCGCCCCGGGGCCGTCGGCCCCCACGTGGTGGCGGGGCCGCGGCGCCGGGGCGCGCACGAGCGGTCGAGCAGGGGTGGAGCGGGGCGGGACCGTCAGCCGGCGTTCTTGGCCAGGTCGGCGATGGTCTCGAGGTCGAACTTCTCGGCCGTCTCCTTGGTGACCACGACGGCGTCGCTGTCCTGGGCCTCGGAGTAGTCGAGCGCCTCGAGGTTCTTCGGCAGCGCCTTGCCCAGGGCGGCGTACACGTCCTCGGGGCTGGTGGCGGTGGCGCTCTTGTCGATGTAGGTCAGGATCGTGCCGGTGTACTCCGGGAACAGGTCGAGCGAGCCCTGCTCGAGCGCCGGGTAGTACTTCTCCCGGCTGCCGATGTTGAGCTTGGTCTGCACGTCGGCGCCCTGGGCCTCGAGGGCCTGGGCGTAGATCTCGGCCAGGATGATGTTCTCGGTGAAGTTGGCCGAGCCCACGGTCAGGGAGACGCCCTCGGCCGAGTCGCCGGACGCGTCGAGGTCCTCGTCGGCGAGCCACGTCTTGGCGACGTCCTCGGGCTTCTCCTTGTCGTTGGCCACCTTGCCGATGAGCTCGCCGAGGGTCTCGGTGTCGAGGTCGTCGGAGATCTGGTTGAGGATCTCCTTGACGCCGTCGGTCGCCTTCTCGGAGTTGATGATCGGCACGATGTTCTGCGCCGCGAAGTTGCTCTTGGGGTCCTCGAGGATGACGAAGTCGTTGGCCTCGATGGCCGGGTCGGTGGTGAACAGGTCGGCGGCGTCGACCTGGCCGCGGAGCAGCGCGTTGACGGTCACGGGACCACCGACGTCGGTGACGGTGTACTTGCCGAACGTCACGCCGTAGTTCTCCTCCAGACCGGGGATGCCGTCGGCGCGGGTCTTGAACTCCGGCGGGCCGCCGAAGATCATCTGCTCGGCGATGGTGCCGCCGCCCGAGGCGGACCCGGAGCCCGAGCTCGAGTCCGAGCCGGAGTCGGAGCCGCACCCGGCGAGGGTGAGCGCGAGGGTCGCAGCGGACGCTGCGGCGATGAGCGTGGTCTTCATGGTCTCTCCTGGGAAGGCGGGTCGTGGGTGGTGCGGTCGAGCGGGTGGTGCTGGGGACCGGGTGGCCGGTCGGCCGTCCTGGTCACGTGCCCTGGGCGGCCAGCTCCTCGGTGAGGACCGCGGAGCGGGAGTCGGCTCCCTTCTGGGTGCTGGAGCGCGAGGTGCGGCCGGTGAGGCCGCGCGAGACGGTGTAGCGCTGGACGAGCGCGAGCAGCAGGTCGGTGGCCAGCGCCAGCGCGGCCACCAGCAGGCCGCCGCTGATCATCTGCGGGTAGTCCTGCTGGGCCAGGCCGTCGTAGATGAAGCGGCCGAGCCCGCCGAGGGTGACGTACGCCGCGATGGTCGCGGTCGCGATCACCTGCAGCGCCGCGGAGCGGAAGCCCGAGAAGATGAGCGGGAGCGCGTTGGGCAGCTCGACCTTGGCCAGCACCTGCGGCCCGGTCATGCCCATGCCGAAGGCGGCGTCGCGCACGGCCGGGGAGACGTTCTGCACGCCGGCGAAGGCGTTGGACAGGATCGGCGGGACCGCCAGCAGCACCAGCACGATCTCGGTCGGGATCAGGTAGCCCGCGTTCGTGCGGCCGTAGAAGTTGGGCGCGATCACCACCACGAGCAGCACGAGCACGCCGACCGTGGGCAGCGCCCGGACGGCGTTGACCACGCTCACCAGCCAGGTCGCCCGCCCGGTGTGGCCGATCCACAGGCCGAGCGGCAGGCCGATCACCAGCGCCACCGCGAGGGCCAGCGCGCTGAACCCGACGTGGGCCACGAGCTGGTCCCAGATGCCGGTGTCGAAGTTGGTGCTGCGCCAGTGGGCCGGGTCGGTGAGCCAGCCGAGGACGTCGCCGATCATCGCGTGACCGCCCGTCGCCAGGGGGTCAGCGCCCGGTCGAGCGCCACCACGAGCGCGTCGAGGACCAGCGCGAGCAGCACGCACAGCACGATGCCGAGCACGATCGGCGGGTAGTAGGGCTCGCTGACCGAGAGCTTGAAGCCCTCGTCGAAGAGCAGCCCGAGGTTGGTCATGCCGATGGTGCCGGCGACCGCGACGATGCTGACGTTGGCCACGATCGCGACCCGCAGCCCGGCGGTGATGACCGGGACCGCGATGGGCAGCTCGACGGTGAAGAAGCGACCCACCGGGCGGTAGCCCAGTGCCGTGGCCGCCTGCACGGTCTCGGTCGGCACCGCGGCCAGCCCGTCGGCGACCACGCGCACCAGCAGGGCGGTCGAGTAGAGGCTCAGCGCGATCGGGACCTGGAGCGGGGTGAGCGGGTCGAGGCCCAGCAGCGGCGGGATCAGCACGAACAGCGCGATGGAGGGGATCGTGTAGAGGATGCCGGTGATCGACATCATCGGCGGGTAGACGAAGGAGTAGCGGCGCGCCACCCAGCCCAGCGGCAGCGCGAGCAGCAGGCCGACCACGACCGGCACGACCGAGAGCCAGGTGTGGGCCCACAGCCAGTCGAGCGTGCGAGCGCGGTTGTCGAGGAAGTAGCTGAAGAAGGCCCAGGGCGAGGAGCTGGCCGCCTGACCCGTGAGCTGGCCCGTGAGCTGGCCCGTGAGCTGGCCCGTCAGCTGGAGGACGCTCATGCGCGGGTCCGGTCGGGGCCCTCGATGAGGTCGAGCGCCTCGCGGGCCGTCAGGGTGCCCAGCAGCCGCCCCTCGCCGTCGACGACCACGCCGCGCTGGGCGGGCGAGGACAGGCAGGCGTCGAGCGCGGCGCGCAGCGTGCCGCCCTGGGTGGCCAGGGTGCCGCCGCGGAGCAGGTCGGCCTCGGTGACGACGGCGTCGCCGTCGCGGGGCCGGCCGTCGCGGCGCACGTCGAGCCACCCCTGGGGACGCCGCTGGTCGTCGACCACGAGCACCAGGTCGCCGTCGGCCTCGGTGGGGGCGGGCCGACCGAGGGTGACGGTGGGCTCCTCGTGCGTGGGCAGCTCGCCGGAGGCGGCGAACCCGAGCGCGCGGTAGCCGCGGTCGCGGCCCACGAAGCCGGCCACGAACGCGTCCACGGGTCGCGAGAGCAGCTCGGCCGGGGAGGCGAGCTGGGCGAGCGTGCCGCCGACCCGCAGCACGGCCACCTGGTCGCCGAGCTTGATCGCCTCGTCGATGTCGTGGGTGACGAACACGATCGTCTTGCCGAACTCCTCCTGGAGCCGCAGGAACTCGTCCTGGAGCTGGTCGCGCACGACCGGGTCGACCGCCGAGAACGGCTCGTCCATCAGCATCACCGGCGGGTCGGCGGCCAGGGCGCGGGCGACGCCGACGCGCTGCTGCTGCCCGCCCGAGAGCTGCGCCGGGTAGCGCTTGGCGAAGGCCGGGTCGAGCCCCACCCGCTCCAGCAGCTCCATCGCGCGCGAGCGGGCCTGCTTCTTGTCGGTGCCGAGCAGGAACGGCACGGTCGCGACGTTGTCGACGATGGTGCGGTGCGGGAACAGGCCGGCGTGCTGGATGACGTAGCCGATCTGGCGGCGCAGCTCGTGCGCCGGCATGCTCGCGGTGTCGGTGTCGTCGAGCCAGATCGTGCCCGAGGTCGGCTCGATCATCCGGTTGATCATCCGCAGCGAGGTGGTCTTGCCGCAGCCCGACGGACCCACCAGGACGGTGATCCGTCCGGTCGGTGCCTCGAGCTCCAGCTCGTCGACGGCGACGGTGCCGTCCGGGTAGCGCTTGGTCGCCTTGTCGAAGCGGATCATGCGTCTGTCCCCGTTCGGGGGTCAGGCCCGGCGGGTCGCCAGGCGTTCTCGAGAGCATTCCACAGCCGTGGAGTGCAGTTTCGGTTCCCGAGACTAGGACACGCCGCCCAGCGCACCGTTCGTCGTCCGCAGGGAGGACGATGGAGCCTCGGGTCATCGAGGCGGGAGAGGGGTCGGTCGTGCCGGTCGTCGACGGGCAGCACCTGGGGCTGGCGGACATCGTCGCGGCATCGCGGCGCACCCATCCGGTGACGCTGGCGCCCGATGCCCGGGCACGCGTCGCCCGCTCCCAGGCGTACGCCGCGCAGGCGGCCTCCGAGCGTCCCGTCTACGGCCGCTCCACCGGCGTGGGCGCCAACCGCGACGTGGTCGTGCCCGACCCGGACGCCCAGTCGCTGCGGCTGCTGCGCTCCCACGCCACCAGCTCCGGCGAGCGCCGCTCCACGCCGCGGGTGCGGGCGATGCTCACCATCCGGCTCAACCAGCTCGCCGCCGACGGCAACGGCATCCGCCCCGAGGTCCTCGACGCCCTGGCCGCGATGATCGCCGCCGACGCCCTGCCCCCGGTGCGCGAGGGCGGCAGCGTCGGCACCGCCGACCTCGCGGCCCTGGCCACCACCGCGCTCGTCCTGGCCGGCGAGGTCCGCAGCGTGCCGCCCGCCCCGCAGACCGCCACCTTCGGGCCCGGCGACGCGCTCACCTTCATGTCGAGCAACGCCGCCGTGCTCGCCGACGCCGCCCTCGCCGTGGCCGACCTCGACCGGCTCGCCCGCGCCTCCCTGGTGGTGGCCGCGATGGACCTCGCCGCCGTCCGCGGCAACCTCGAGGCCTTCAGCCCCGCCGTCGAGGTCGCCACGCCGTTCCCCGGCGCCCAGTGGGTGTGCCGGGCGGTCCGCGAGATGTCGGACCCGACGGCCGAGCCCGCCCGCATCCAGGACCCCTTCGGGCTGCGGACCCTGCCGCAGGTGCACGGCGCGCTGATGGACCGGCTGGCGTTCGCCGAGACCGTGGTGACCACGATGGCCAACGCGCCCTCGGAGAACCCGATCGTCTCGGCCGAGCTGGGCGTGGCCCACCACGGCGGGTTCCACGCGGCGTACCTCGTGCAGTCCCTGGACGCCCTCGTCCTCGCCCTGGCCCAGGCCGCCCAGCTCAGCCTGGCCCGGCTGACGATGCTGGCGGAGCCGGCGTACACCGGGCTGCACCCGTTCCTCGGCGACGGCACCCCGGCCGCCTCGGGCGTGATGATCGTGGAGTACTCCGCCGCCTCCGCCCTCGCCGAGCTCCGCGCCCTGGCCACGCCCGCCGGCACCCAGGTGGTCACGCTCTCGCGCGGCGTCGAGGAGGACGCCTCCTTCGCCACCCTGGCCGCCCGCCAGGCCCTCGACGCCGTCGCCCGCTTCCGCGCCGTCATCGCCGCCGAGCTGGTCGCCTCGCTGCGCTGCCTGCGGATGCAGGACTCCCACCCCCCGGCCCTGGCCCGTGCCCTGAACTGGCTCGACGAGCAGGACGGCGGCGTCCCCGACACCCACGACCGCGACCTCACCTCCGACCTGCTCCTCGCCGAGGAGCTGGTCGGCGGCCTCCCCGACCTGGTGCCCGCCGTACGACGCTGAGCGCCCGGCCGCTCCGCCCCCCTCGGTCCCTGAGGAACGACGACGTCGTGTCTCGAAGGGCCCCGAGGAACGACGACGTCGTGCCCCAGGGCGGGGCTAGAGCAGGCCCTCCTCCTCCAGCCACGCCTGGGCGGCCTCGCGGGGGCTCGCGCCGCGGAGGTCGACGTCGGCGTTGAGGGAGCGCAGCGCGGGGGTGGTCAGGACGTCGGCGAGGCGGGCCAGCTCGGCACGGACGCGGGGCTGCTCGCGCAGCCAGGCGGCGTTGGCCACGGGGACGAGGTTCTGGGCGTCCTGGAGGCTGCGGTCGTCCTCGAGCAGGACGACGTCGCGGCCGAGCCGGCCGTCGGTCGCGGCGACCTGGGCGACCTGGACGTCGCCGCGCAGCAGCATCTCCAGGGTGTCGCCGCCGTCGATGCCGACGGGCACGATGCGGGCCGGCCGGATGCCGTAGACACGGGCCAGGCCGCGGGCGCAGTCGTCGCGGGTGGCGCACTCGGTGTCGGCGGCGAGCACGAGCCGGCGGTCGAGGCGCCCGAGGTCGCCCAGCGTGGTCAGGTCGTGACGGCGGGCGAAGGCGCGGGTGACCGCGAAGGACCGGACGTCCTCGGCGAGGGCGGGCTTCAGCGGCGCCAGCCCCAGGGGGCGGGCGAGGCCGTCGAGCAGCTCCAGGGTGGCGGCGGGGTCGTCGGTGGCGACGCTCGGGGCGTCGGCGCCGTCGGTCTCGCGCTCGAGGGCGTCGGTCAGCTGGCCGAGGTAGTCGGCGGCGAGCTGCACCTCCCCGCGACGCAGCTCGGGCAGGAAGAGGTCGCGCGGACCGAGGTCCTCGACCCGGGTGCGGTATCCCTGCTGCTCGAGCAGCAGCCGGTAGAGCTCGGTGACCACGTCGGCCTCGGTCGAGCTCTGGCCGGCCAGGACGACCCGCTGCACCTGGGCGGGCTCGGCGGGGGGTCTCCCCCGCAGCCGGCGAGCAGGCCGGCGAGGGCGAGGCCGGCGCCCACGACCCGGGCGGCGACCAGCCGTCGGCACCCCACGGGCGGCTCAGGCCTGCTGGCGGCGTGACCTGCCGGCAGCGGCGCGCATCGTGTCGCGGACCTTCTCGTCCCACGCGGCGAGCTCGACGACCGAGTCGCGGCTGTCGGACTCCCAGGTCGAGAGCGCCTCGGCCTCCTGGGCCTGGCGGGCGAGCGCGGCCTGCTCGAGCTCGTCGACGCGCTGCTGCTGCCGGGCGACCCGGCCCTCGAGCTCGCGCTGCGAGAGGTGGGCGCGGGCCAGCCGCTCGGTCATCGTCGAGGTGAACTCCGCGTGCTCGGCGGCGCGGGTGGCGAACAGCTGCTGGTAGGCGTACGCCGCGGCGGCGCGGTCGCGGGCGTTCTCCTGGCGCGACTGCAGCACCTCGGTCCACATCACCCGCAGCGAGGCCCAGGCGAGCACGAGCGCGGCCACCGAGGCCAGGCCGGTCCACAGCGCCGATCCGGTCGGCAGGCTCGCCAGCACCAGGCCCGTGGCCACCACGAGCAGCGCCACCGAGAAGGTCACCCGGACGCTGCGCTGGCGCCGCCGACGGGGAGCACGCCGCGTGGTGCGGCCGGCGGTGGCGGGGGCGTGCGGGCGTGAGGCGGCCATGGGCGCAGCGTAGGTCGCTAGCGCCGACGGCCCGGGACGCGACACGCGTGCTCCAGGAGCAGCGCGGTGACGGTCACGCCGAGGGCCCCCAGGACGCCCAGGCCCGAGCGCCACAGCCGGGTCGTGGCGGCGGGGTCGCCGACGCCGAGCTGGGCGACGGCGTAGCCGGCGTACCCGCCCAGCAGCAGCGCGCCGACCAGGGCGCAGGCCTTGCCGAGGACCAGCCGGTTGACGGCCGTGTGGTGCGGCAGCGCCCCGCGGTCGCGGCGCACGACGCGCCGGGTGAGCAGCGCCGTACCGCCCAGCAGCAGCGTGGCGACGACCAGCAGGACCAGCGAGAGCCAGCCGACGTCGGGCTCGGCGCGGCCGGTGCGCAGCGAGACCACCCGCAGCGACCAGCCACCCACCAGGCCCAGCACCCCGAGCACGACCAGGGGCGCCGGCCCCGTGGTGCGCACGGTCCCGCCCGGGTCCTCGCCGTCGGGGCCCGGGTCGGGTCCGCGGGAGCTCACGACCTACTGCACCTCGAGGGTGATGTCCTCGCGCAGGCGCACGCCGTCGCGACCGGTCTTCTCGACCAGCTCGGCCACCGGGCCCACGCCGGGGATCTCGGCGTCGGGCTCGACGTCGAGCCACGGCACCAGCACGAAGGCGCGCTCGCCGGCGCGCGGGTGCGGGAGCCGCAGGTGGGGCTCGTCGGAGCGGCGGTCGCCGAGCACGATGAGGTCGACGTCGAGGGTGCGGGCCTCGTTGACGGCGTCGGTGCGCTCGCGGCCGTAGGCCGCCTCGACGGCCAGCGCCCGCTCGAGCAGCATCTGGGCCGAGAGCGTCGTGTCGAGCAGCACGACGGCGTTGAGGTAGTCGCGCACGCCCTCGGGCGAGTCGACCGGCTCGGTCTCGTAGACCGGCGAGACGTCGGTGACCCACACCTCGGGGGTGTCCGCGAGCGAGTCGAGGGCGCCCTGGAGGTTGTGGCGGCGCTCGCCGAGGTTGCTGCCGATGGAGATCACGCCGCGACGGATCGGGTGCATCTCGCCGGTGAGGCTGTCGGCGTCGACGATGTTCGGGTTCGGGGACTCGGTCACTTATCGGCTCCGGTTGATGGTCAGGGCGACGTCGTGGAACGTGGCCTGGATCGGGGCGTTCGGCTTGTGCACGGTGATCTCTGCCTCGAGGACCGACGGGGACCGGAGGCAGACCTCCGCGACCCGCTGTGCCAGGGTCTCGATCAGGTCCACTGGCTCTCCCTCGACG
This genomic interval from Nocardioides scoriae contains the following:
- a CDS encoding acyltransferase family protein; its protein translation is MSTSPSRPRLAALDGLRLVAALAVLAFHYVGVKVPYWGVPSSVEFPGLNEVARYGYLGVNVFFAISGFVILMTAYDRSIESFAASRVARLFPAYWAVVVMTAVLQQFWTEGRNPSFSDALVNLTMTQEAYDVVNVQGAFWTLWIELKFYLLIGTFILVGMTRRRVLAFAVLWPLLGQIAAVTGSGFLNSLLIPTYAPYFAAGMLLYLLFRERHDVTTWLALLLNWVLCVRQAMAYGDRASDLVGAPVVPLVSALVVTGGLLAILVCSVGVVSRISWRWLTFAGALTYPLYLVHGQLGFFLIDTLQPDMGSYAVLAIATAASLVLAYLVHVVVEKPLSPRLRRAVAASLEQESSPR
- a CDS encoding endonuclease/exonuclease/phosphatase family protein, with the translated sequence MTHSSSVRPARSRGPARARLGAGVGLLLSALVGGVLGAAPATPATAAAAPATDLRVGSFNLSNVTFDTSVGGDHRPWRERRDVVARQILGERLDVVGVQEANPSTIYQDRLVSGTTQFADLRNALNERGGNYALANSYSYNCERSNSSRNCVYVNRGSALSNRILYDTDTLSLVSQGSMKYSAQTAGKYERYLEWAVLRTRATGREFLFTNTHLDPYSTANRASQWKQAVNKAVQLQGGRPVIAVGDYNSTKYSTWAQQMLPYTKSKGFGDVVNQTYRTNPVTAPRAESTVNGWLNSFNRYTTDASVWSFSTKRTKSGNNIDWIFATNSLRVKQWEVVADVDPTTLRVRGTLPSDHNLVSATLVLP
- a CDS encoding CDP-glycerol glycerophosphotransferase family protein, with amino-acid sequence MTPEWTPDAVGLHRWRGKARRRAARLRRRLQAHHPEVSLVVVLDGPVAPARDVLTSACAQSGPRLEVVAVVADARLLALAEAVAERDERVRIVEVPGSDRARARTMGAVAATAPWLLFLAPGTELLPGAVAALAQARGEGPWAVLGGLERRGPVPGGEAPPAWARTPLLARVLVDRDAWARCLDDGEPDGQTAATAVLSLGHAVVAASVVRDLAGRGADADAWTSTSPDPWAELSARVARDRAGLALLERPDQLRDRRLRAAGALERDLPPVLAAAELLPDRGWALLHHHAAELLEVAGDELATVPAAVRAAAGLAAEDRRDDLVALVARLRADAGEPPTRVEDGRVLAVTGGPDLTEAETGVDAEVREQVEAGGVLEVRVRAALRRVEAEAPVARVRLVGTGGEELGDLEVVRGAPDLVVRVPTERLGEARWHVEVTLEDRGVRRTGTARGTVAREAVRRETVRPPEPDPWHRALGEEADPHVQRRLREQVRAGAHDLDPTLVLLDAGDAEGRGRGEGTGDVVAVGLELARRLPDARVRWVVADPTAAVPAGAEPVVHRSAAWHAALATAAWVVTDRADVVGPLPDGRDDLDDWFVPRPGQQVVFTGAGHPSRAAGLPRWRRQDRVPSHVAQLLAVTSARWTTALVPVPELEQTLRDSWAYDGPVVAVGAPRLDAVLAPDRDDHRRAVRARLGVEEQQVAVLWATTCRDDVTGECLSASGGPGPDPARVARELGPDHVLLLLGPRCARHAAAGPGVRLVDLATHPDLALDLAGVVLASDVGVLDWSPLRFDLAAAGRPVVLWVPDLDDHVETDGLAFDLARSTAGPLVRTTEEVLGALADPAGLRRTWDSRRRELVGFFDRLDDGGATARVVDALLAPGPGGPA
- a CDS encoding glycine betaine ABC transporter substrate-binding protein is translated as MKTTLIAAASAATLALTLAGCGSDSGSDSSSGSGSASGGGTIAEQMIFGGPPEFKTRADGIPGLEENYGVTFGKYTVTDVGGPVTVNALLRGQVDAADLFTTDPAIEANDFVILEDPKSNFAAQNIVPIINSEKATDGVKEILNQISDDLDTETLGELIGKVANDKEKPEDVAKTWLADEDLDASGDSAEGVSLTVGSANFTENIILAEIYAQALEAQGADVQTKLNIGSREKYYPALEQGSLDLFPEYTGTILTYIDKSATATSPEDVYAALGKALPKNLEALDYSEAQDSDAVVVTKETAEKFDLETIADLAKNAG
- a CDS encoding ABC transporter permease, whose translation is MIGDVLGWLTDPAHWRSTNFDTGIWDQLVAHVGFSALALAVALVIGLPLGLWIGHTGRATWLVSVVNAVRALPTVGVLVLLVVVIAPNFYGRTNAGYLIPTEIVLVLLAVPPILSNAFAGVQNVSPAVRDAAFGMGMTGPQVLAKVELPNALPLIFSGFRSAALQVIATATIAAYVTLGGLGRFIYDGLAQQDYPQMISGGLLVAALALATDLLLALVQRYTVSRGLTGRTSRSSTQKGADSRSAVLTEELAAQGT
- a CDS encoding ABC transporter permease; translation: MSVLQLTGQLTGQLTGQLTGQAASSSPWAFFSYFLDNRARTLDWLWAHTWLSVVPVVVGLLLALPLGWVARRYSFVYPPMMSITGILYTIPSIALFVLIPPLLGLDPLTPLQVPIALSLYSTALLVRVVADGLAAVPTETVQAATALGYRPVGRFFTVELPIAVPVITAGLRVAIVANVSIVAVAGTIGMTNLGLLFDEGFKLSVSEPYYPPIVLGIVLCVLLALVLDALVVALDRALTPWRRAVTR